In the Burkholderia cenocepacia genome, one interval contains:
- a CDS encoding TonB-dependent siderophore receptor: MTVNRTTAAPARRRRAKVGLGVGLGVTLFAAQAAVAQGDTPAPGTEAAGNATLPAITVSGERGQSLRAREASVAGLDDAPLRDTPASVNVITRALIDDQQAKRLSDVVRNDASVVNDYAPVGYFEGFAIRGFPVDLASAIRIDGLTVSGEQNVPLENKERVEILKGLAGIDSGVVAPGGVINFVTKRSANVASVTGGVDSRGSTSAAVDLGRRFGPDHQFGFRINAAKENMHSYIDGTNGRRTFGSIAADWDISPRASLQLNAEFQQWIQRSAPGYQLLGGTVVPSVKTTSKALGTQPWAKPVTTDALNLNARFDYQFNDDWKAYVAAGRSRTMIDDNSAFAYGCSYAASCAAGATSPFFFGANGDYDVYDFRSPGEYRRNDDLRTVTTGKFATGPLRHELTLGVSVQRRVVHMADAVYDYVGSENIYGPDLTFPPSPNSPGPSYPRLDAWQYGVFGLDRISIGEHWQVLAGGKEVLLRQRSWSSLDGETTHTDRSVFLPQVALVYKPVNVLSLYASYSKALSLGDQAPVRATNAYAFLPPVESHQIEVGAKYDWLDRLSLTAAVFSISKPFQFADPDASGASYTFVQRGTQRHQGIELGAAGRVTERLGLTASVAAIRARAYDSGSPAYEGHQIINVPALRASLYADYAVPGVAGLNVLGGVEYSAARNANEEGTARVPSWFVFNLGARYTTKIGGHRTVLRVSVDNLFNKFYWRDAGEQQGDAYLFPGAPRTARVSLTYDF; this comes from the coding sequence ATGACGGTGAATAGAACAACAGCGGCGCCCGCACGGCGGCGGCGCGCGAAGGTCGGGCTCGGTGTCGGTCTCGGCGTCACGCTTTTCGCGGCGCAGGCTGCCGTGGCCCAGGGCGACACGCCCGCGCCGGGCACCGAGGCGGCCGGCAACGCGACGTTGCCCGCGATCACGGTGAGCGGTGAGCGCGGCCAGTCGCTGCGCGCGCGCGAAGCGTCCGTCGCGGGGCTCGACGACGCGCCGCTGCGCGACACGCCGGCATCGGTGAACGTGATCACGCGTGCGCTGATCGACGATCAGCAGGCGAAGCGGCTGAGCGACGTCGTGCGCAACGATGCGTCGGTCGTCAACGACTATGCGCCGGTCGGCTATTTTGAAGGCTTCGCGATCCGCGGCTTTCCGGTCGATCTCGCGAGCGCGATCCGGATCGACGGGCTGACGGTGTCCGGCGAGCAGAACGTGCCGCTCGAGAACAAGGAACGCGTCGAGATCCTGAAAGGGCTCGCGGGCATCGACAGCGGCGTCGTCGCACCGGGCGGCGTGATCAACTTCGTGACCAAGCGTTCCGCGAACGTCGCGAGCGTGACGGGCGGCGTCGACAGCCGCGGCTCGACGTCGGCGGCCGTCGATCTCGGTCGCCGCTTCGGCCCCGATCATCAGTTCGGGTTCCGGATCAATGCGGCGAAGGAGAACATGCACTCCTATATCGACGGCACGAACGGGCGGCGCACGTTCGGCTCGATCGCCGCCGACTGGGACATCAGCCCGCGCGCGAGCCTGCAGCTCAATGCCGAATTCCAGCAGTGGATCCAGCGTTCCGCGCCCGGCTACCAGTTGCTCGGCGGCACGGTCGTGCCGTCGGTCAAGACGACGTCGAAGGCGCTCGGCACGCAGCCGTGGGCGAAACCCGTGACGACCGATGCGCTGAACCTGAACGCGCGTTTCGACTACCAGTTCAACGACGACTGGAAGGCGTACGTCGCCGCGGGCCGTAGCCGCACGATGATCGACGACAACAGCGCGTTCGCGTACGGCTGCTCGTATGCGGCGAGCTGCGCGGCCGGCGCGACGTCGCCGTTCTTCTTCGGCGCGAACGGCGACTACGACGTGTACGACTTCCGCAGCCCCGGCGAATACCGGCGCAACGACGATCTGCGCACGGTCACGACCGGCAAGTTCGCGACGGGGCCGCTGCGGCACGAGCTGACGCTCGGTGTGAGCGTGCAGCGCCGCGTCGTGCACATGGCTGACGCCGTGTACGACTACGTCGGCAGCGAGAATATCTACGGGCCCGACCTGACCTTTCCGCCGTCGCCGAATTCACCGGGGCCGTCGTATCCGCGCCTCGACGCGTGGCAGTACGGCGTGTTCGGGCTCGACCGCATCAGTATCGGCGAACACTGGCAAGTGCTCGCGGGCGGCAAGGAAGTGCTGCTGCGCCAGCGCAGCTGGAGCAGCCTCGACGGCGAGACGACGCATACCGACCGTTCGGTGTTCCTGCCGCAGGTCGCGCTCGTCTACAAGCCGGTGAACGTGCTGTCGCTGTATGCGTCGTACAGCAAGGCGCTGTCGCTCGGCGATCAGGCGCCCGTGCGCGCGACCAACGCGTATGCGTTCCTGCCGCCCGTCGAATCGCACCAGATCGAGGTCGGCGCGAAATACGACTGGCTCGACCGGCTGAGCCTCACGGCCGCCGTGTTCTCGATCAGCAAGCCGTTCCAGTTCGCCGATCCGGACGCGTCGGGCGCGAGCTACACGTTCGTGCAGCGCGGCACGCAGCGGCACCAGGGGATCGAACTCGGCGCGGCCGGGCGTGTGACCGAGCGGCTGGGCCTGACGGCCAGCGTCGCGGCGATTCGCGCCCGTGCATATGATTCGGGGTCGCCGGCCTACGAAGGGCACCAGATCATCAACGTGCCCGCGCTGCGCGCGTCGCTGTACGCGGACTACGCGGTGCCGGGCGTCGCGGGCCTGAACGTGCTCGGCGGCGTCGAGTACAGCGCGGCGCGCAACGCGAACGAGGAAGGCACCGCGCGAGTGCCGTCGTGGTTCGTGTTCAATCTCGGCGCGCGTTATACGACCAAGATCGGCGGTCATCGTACGGTGTTGCGCGTGTCGGTGGACAATCTGTTCAACAAGTTCTACTGGCGCGACGCAGGCGAGCAGCAGGG